The Aerococcus loyolae genome contains the following window.
GGTGTAGGCATCTCTGAGCAGGTTTTTAATGACGATTTCTCCTGCTTGGTTGCTTTCATACTCCCCAATAACAGCGCCGGTACGGTTACGAATCAGCTCAAATTTAGCCCCTGCTAGTCCCTTATTAGGATCATTCTTATCCGACTTAAGGATTTTAATTTGGTAAACATAGCCCTGGGCCTTACCCCCAGCAGAAAGGTAGCGATAACGACTGATGCCTTCTTCTTTGTGAATCCCATCGCCAGTCAGTCGCACATAATTATTAATGACTTCCCCATCCAGGGCTTGGTAGCCAATGCGCGCTCGATAAGTGATCATCAAGCCTTGGTCAGCCCTTAGACGGCCAAAGTGAATCTTGAAACTTTTACCGTTTTCTCCCCAAATAAGGTTAACTTGTGGGGTCACATTCAGTCCGTTGTCAAAATCAAAATCACTTTTTTATCGTTCCAGCGCCATTTTCCTTTATAGACGCGCAAGCTATCCTTCAGGTATTCTACCTTTTCGCTTTGTAGAGTATCTGAAAGGGTCCCATTAACAATGTTTTGTCCCTTACGATTTACAGAGATACGATACTGGATAATATTATCCCCTTGCCAGCTTTTCCAAGCATCCTTTTGTAGGGGGTAATAGCGGGGCTTTATAGCACCTTGCCAACGGATATTCCCCGCAAAGATTAGCTTATTACCAATTTGAAAGTGTAAAGGAATCTTTCTGGCTTGCTTCTCCTTGAGATGGTCCACCCGGGTGAAAAAATATAAGGTCCCCCTGATTCCAGAATGCTTTTCGACATAGTCGGTATAGGAGAGGGTAAGGGTTTTATAGCGTGGATTAACCTGCCCCCTAGCAACTACTGCTCCCCTAGCATCCTTGACCCCAAAGCGATTAGGGGTGTCTTTAAAAACGAGAGCCTTGGGTAAGCGGATGGTGGTGGTATCACCGGCTTTAATGGTATTATCCGGTAGTTGAAAGTCCATATTGACCTTCATTGTCATCCATTGGTAGGCACTATCCACTTTCTGCCCATTTGCCTTAGTTATTCTCACCCGTTTAATGATGTTGTCATGCTGCTGGGGAGCACTTCTTAGTCCCACATCCACAGCTTGGTCGAGTAGCTCTTCTGAATTGGCCTCTTCCCTTGCGACTCCTAGTTCAGCGGGCTTCTCGCTGGGCTTTGCTAGTGTTTCATCCTTAGGCATTTCTGTCTCAGGATGACTAGTCACCTGCCCTTCTCCCACTCTTGCTGCGGTCGCTTGAATGTTCCTGGTTTTTTCCTTTTCTGTCGCTGGTTCTTGGTCGCCTCCTTCTTTTAAATGACCAGCTTCCTGTCTAGTCGTATCTGCCTTGATCATAGAATTTACTTCTTTGTGAGTATCGGGACTTGGACTGGACCGGTCCTTCATCTCACTTATTGCCATTACTTCCTGATTAGCAGTGGAAGGTCCCAACTCCTCTGCCTCCACTAAGGTCGGCATGAAGCTGAAACATAGCATTGCTATTGCCAATAATAAAGCAGTAAATCCCCTCTTCATTTGTCACTCCTCCTATATCAAATTTTCAAGCAATCAAAAGTTCTTAAGCAAAAAGATATCGGTTAATAAAACCAGGATATTATTAACCATTTTTGCCCAAGCTTTTCCGCTTTTGACTTAGGAAAAGGCATCATGATACCAATCATTTCTGTTTTTACACATTTATTTTAGCATGTTAATTCTATAAAAACTATTTAAAATTGAAAACGTTTTAATTTAGTTCATCTTTTATTAAGTATCATTTATTAAGTAAAAAACTGCTAGGACTTATTTATTCGCTTAAGTCCTAGCAGTTTTACAAGCAGAGGCGCTTGTCGCACTCTTTTCAAATCTGTTCCAAGCGCAGAGCAAGCGTCCTCTTCAGAAAATGGCGACAAATTCTCTTTGAGAATTTTTACGCCTTTTTCTTCCAGCGATCTTGCTCTTTGGTGCGCTTGTCGCACTCTTTTTCAAACCTGCTCTGGGTGCAAGGCAAGCGTCCTCTTCACTAAAGGTCGACGAATTCTTATTAAGAATTCTTTCAACCTTTAGCTCCAGAGGTCTTGCCTTCTGCCGCACCCGTCGCACTCTTTTCAAACCTGTTCCAGTCACAGGACAAACGTCCGCTTCAAAAACTGGAAGCGCTCAGCTTCACTGAGCTTATCCCAGTTTTCTCCAGCGATTTCGTCCTTTAGTGTGACTGTCACACTTTCCTCTATTGAATGGGTTTTTTATTGGGGAGGCCGGCTTTACGGGGGTATTTATTCGGAGTTTCTTTGCGTTTTTCAATGACTAAGAGATGGCGTTCGCCGGCTTGGTCAGGGAGTTCCAAGGACAAGTCTTGGCTAAACTTCCCTCCGAGGGTGGCAATGGCTTTCTTGGCAGCGGCAATTTCTTCATCTGCCTTGGCTGCTTTCATGGCCACAAAGAGTCCGCCCTTCTTCACTAGGGGAAGACAATACTCACTCAGAACGCTCAAGCGGGCGACTGCCCG
Protein-coding sequences here:
- a CDS encoding Ig-like domain-containing protein, with protein sequence MKRGFTALLLAIAMLCFSFMPTLVEAEELGPSTANQEVMAISEMKDRSSPSPDTHKEVNSMIKADTTRQEAGHLKEGGDQEPATEKEKTRNIQATAARVGEGQVTSHPETEMPKDETLAKPSEKPAELGVAREEANSEELLDQAVDVGLRSAPQQHDNIIKRVRITKANGQKVDSAYQWMTMKVNMDFQLPDNTIKAGDTTTIRLPKALVFKDTPNRFGVKDARGAVVARGQVNPRYKTLTLSYTDYVEKHSGIRGTLYFFTRVDHLKEKQARKIPLHFQIGNKLIFAGNIRWQGAIKPRYYPLQKDAWKSWQGDNIIQYRISVNRKGQNIVNGTLSDTLQSEKVEYLKDSLRVYKGKWRWNDKKVILILTTD